One stretch of Paenibacillus sp. AN1007 DNA includes these proteins:
- a CDS encoding alpha/beta hydrolase, whose protein sequence is MVRTAARKNRWKKIAIWTSVVIIALVAGMSAYLASVTYSPSEQAEAAMKSDNQVVVSEVKNGYQFEPKGQHISQPNVVFYPGGLVEPASYAPMARALAKHGHRVYITKMPLNLAMFGGKRADSFLAEHAGESFVIGGHSLGGVFASRYAAAHTDQIKGVFFLASYADDGGRLDGTNLSALQMTGSKDGVLNWESWEKAKSNLPIDTTYVSIEGGNHGQFGSYGMQKGDNEPKITEQEQLKQVVQALEEWIKSIKP, encoded by the coding sequence ATGGTAAGGACAGCAGCGCGTAAGAACAGATGGAAAAAAATTGCGATATGGACCAGTGTAGTGATTATTGCCCTGGTTGCAGGAATGTCTGCCTACTTGGCATCGGTAACCTACAGCCCATCGGAACAAGCGGAAGCGGCAATGAAAAGTGACAATCAGGTCGTTGTCAGCGAAGTGAAGAACGGTTATCAATTTGAACCTAAAGGGCAGCACATCTCACAGCCGAATGTTGTGTTCTATCCCGGAGGTTTGGTGGAGCCGGCAAGTTACGCGCCTATGGCACGGGCACTAGCGAAGCATGGACATCGTGTATATATTACAAAGATGCCGCTGAACTTGGCGATGTTCGGGGGGAAACGGGCCGATTCGTTTCTCGCGGAACATGCGGGTGAAAGCTTTGTTATTGGTGGGCATTCATTAGGAGGTGTGTTTGCTTCAAGATATGCTGCGGCACACACAGACCAGATCAAAGGTGTCTTTTTCCTGGCTTCTTATGCAGATGATGGCGGGAGACTGGACGGAACGAACTTGTCCGCACTGCAAATGACGGGCAGCAAGGATGGTGTTCTGAACTGGGAATCGTGGGAAAAAGCCAAATCCAATCTTCCGATTGACACGACATATGTAAGTATTGAAGGCGGTAACCATGGTCAATTTGGCTCCTACGGAATGCAGAAGGGAGACAATGAACCTAAGATCACAGAACAGGAACAGCTTAAGCAGGTTGTTCAGGCATTGGAAGAATGGATAAAATCAATAAAACCATGA
- a CDS encoding GlsB/YeaQ/YmgE family stress response membrane protein: MDLLWVLIVGGLIGWLSGSLIGRDVPGGVLGNIVAGFIGSWLGTELLGPRGPVIGGFHIIPAIVGSIIALLLFFALARGGAFRRR; the protein is encoded by the coding sequence ATGGATCTGCTCTGGGTACTTATTGTTGGTGGACTTATTGGCTGGTTAAGCGGCAGCTTGATTGGGCGGGATGTACCGGGCGGTGTACTTGGGAACATTGTTGCGGGTTTTATCGGTTCCTGGCTAGGAACGGAATTGCTTGGACCGAGGGGACCGGTGATTGGCGGATTTCATATCATTCCGGCGATCGTTGGCTCGATTATTGCGCTGCTCCTCTTTTTTGCTCTGGCACGCGGCGGAGCTTTCCGAAGACGTTAA